In one window of Skermanella rosea DNA:
- a CDS encoding invasion associated locus B family protein: MISLIPSFRSAGLLPALCLAVATLASGTSAIAAEPQLIGSFNDWNAFSYDENGQKVCYMSSRPKKDEGNYKQRGDIYVLITHRPAEKSLDVVSVTTGYTYKEKSETTVSIGNQNFKLFTDGDTAWARDEKTDRALVDAIRSGSAMIVKGTSNRGTATTDTYSLSGTSAAYDAISKACDVKR, encoded by the coding sequence ATGATCAGCCTCATCCCGTCCTTCCGGTCAGCCGGCCTCCTCCCGGCCCTCTGTCTCGCCGTCGCGACGCTCGCCTCCGGAACCTCGGCCATCGCCGCGGAACCGCAGCTGATCGGCTCGTTCAACGACTGGAACGCGTTCTCGTACGACGAGAACGGCCAGAAGGTCTGCTACATGTCGAGCCGGCCGAAGAAGGACGAGGGGAATTACAAGCAGCGCGGCGACATCTATGTGCTGATCACGCACCGTCCGGCGGAAAAGAGCCTGGACGTGGTCAGCGTGACGACCGGCTACACCTACAAGGAAAAGAGCGAGACCACCGTCTCGATCGGCAACCAGAACTTCAAGCTGTTCACCGACGGCGACACGGCCTGGGCGCGCGACGAGAAGACCGACCGGGCGCTGGTCGACGCGATCCGCAGCGGGTCCGCCATGATCGTCAAGGGCACGTCGAACCGCGGCACGGCGACCACCGACACCTACAGCCTGTCGGGCACCTCGGCGGCCTACGACGCGATCAGCAAGGCGTGCGACGTCAAGCGCTGA
- the rlmN gene encoding 23S rRNA (adenine(2503)-C(2))-methyltransferase RlmN, producing the protein MGVSSHASMFAPPASRADGRRNLIGLDRVELAAELGTLGLPAFRARQVWHWLYHRGATSFEVMTTLAKPVREQLAEHFFIDRPEVTRDLKSSDGTAKWLLRMADGQQFETVHIPEEDRGTLCVSSQVGCTLTCRFCHTGTQRLVRNLEPSEIVGQVMHARDRLGEWPAPKDGRMLSNIVMMGMGEPLYNYDNVAKALKIVMDGEGIAISKRRITLSTSGVVPMMRRCGEELNVNLAVSLHAVTDELRDRIVPLNRKYPIAELLDACRTYPGINNARRITFEYVMLKGVNDSLADAKELVRLLDGIPSKINLIPFNPWPGAPFERSTDAAIRKFGDYVNNAGYASPVRTPRGEDIMAACGQLKSDSVKQRASDRLAEEAAARAAVALAVAEKEAALSL; encoded by the coding sequence ATGGGCGTTTCAAGTCATGCAAGCATGTTCGCCCCGCCGGCCTCCAGGGCCGACGGGCGCCGTAATCTGATCGGCCTCGACCGCGTCGAGCTGGCCGCCGAGTTGGGCACGCTCGGCCTGCCGGCCTTCCGCGCGCGCCAGGTCTGGCACTGGCTCTATCATCGCGGCGCCACGTCGTTCGAGGTGATGACGACGCTGGCGAAGCCGGTGCGCGAGCAGCTGGCGGAGCATTTCTTCATCGACCGGCCCGAGGTCACCCGCGACCTGAAGTCGTCGGACGGCACGGCCAAGTGGCTGCTGCGCATGGCCGACGGCCAGCAGTTCGAGACCGTCCACATCCCCGAGGAGGACCGCGGCACCCTGTGCGTCTCCTCCCAGGTCGGCTGCACGCTGACCTGCCGGTTCTGCCACACCGGGACCCAGCGGCTGGTCCGCAACCTGGAGCCGTCGGAGATCGTCGGGCAGGTGATGCATGCCCGCGACCGGCTCGGCGAGTGGCCGGCGCCCAAGGACGGGCGCATGCTGTCCAACATCGTGATGATGGGCATGGGCGAGCCGCTCTACAATTACGACAACGTCGCCAAGGCGCTGAAGATCGTCATGGACGGCGAAGGCATCGCGATCTCCAAGCGCAGGATCACGCTGTCGACTTCCGGCGTCGTGCCGATGATGCGCCGCTGCGGCGAGGAGCTGAACGTCAACCTCGCCGTCAGCCTCCACGCCGTCACCGACGAGCTGCGCGACCGGATCGTCCCGCTGAACCGGAAATACCCGATCGCCGAGCTGCTGGACGCCTGCCGGACATATCCCGGTATCAACAACGCCCGCCGGATCACGTTCGAGTACGTGATGCTGAAGGGCGTCAACGACAGCCTGGCGGACGCGAAGGAACTGGTGCGGCTGCTCGACGGCATCCCGTCCAAGATCAACCTGATCCCGTTCAATCCCTGGCCGGGCGCCCCGTTCGAGCGCTCGACCGACGCCGCGATCCGCAAGTTCGGCGACTACGTCAACAACGCCGGCTATGCCAGCCCCGTGCGCACCCCGCGGGGCGAGGACATCATGGCGGCCTGCGGGCAGCTGAAGTCGGACAGCGTCAAGCAGCGCGCGTCGGACCGGCTCGCGGAAGAGGCCGCGGCCCGCGCCGCCGTCGCCCTGGCGGTGGCCGAGAAGGAAGCGGCCCTTTCCCTCTAG
- a CDS encoding argininosuccinate synthase codes for MSGDIKKIVLAYSGGLDTSVILRWLQETYRCEVVTFTADIGQGEELEPARKKAEMMGVQQIYIDDLREEFVRDFVFPMFRANTLYEGTYLLGTSIARPLIAKRQIEIANEVGADAVAHGATGKGNDQVRFELGYYALKPDIKVIAPWRQWDLNSRTKLLDYAEQHQIPIAKDKRGEAPYSTDANLLHISYEGKALEDPWVEPDEDMFTRSVAPEKAPDTPTYVEIEFRHGDAVAVDGAALSPAQVLTRLNELGGQNGIGRLDLVENRFVGMKSRGVYETPGGTILLAAHRGIESITLDRGAMHLKDDMMPRYAELIYNGFWFSPERLAIQALIDKTQEQVNGTVRLKLFKGQASVVGRKSPNSLYRLDYVTFEADSVYNQKDAEGFIKLNALRLRLGAMAKGS; via the coding sequence ATGAGCGGCGACATCAAGAAAATCGTGCTGGCCTATTCCGGCGGCCTCGATACCTCCGTCATCTTGCGCTGGCTGCAGGAGACCTACCGCTGCGAGGTGGTGACCTTCACCGCCGACATCGGCCAGGGCGAGGAGCTGGAGCCCGCCCGCAAGAAGGCCGAGATGATGGGCGTGCAGCAAATCTACATCGACGACCTGCGCGAGGAGTTCGTGCGCGACTTCGTCTTCCCGATGTTCCGCGCCAACACCCTGTACGAGGGGACCTACCTGCTCGGCACCTCGATCGCCCGGCCGCTGATCGCCAAGCGCCAGATCGAGATCGCCAACGAGGTCGGCGCCGACGCCGTCGCCCACGGCGCCACCGGCAAGGGCAACGACCAGGTCCGGTTCGAGCTGGGCTACTACGCCCTCAAGCCCGACATCAAGGTGATCGCCCCCTGGCGCCAGTGGGACCTGAACAGCCGCACCAAGCTGCTGGACTACGCCGAGCAGCACCAGATCCCCATCGCCAAGGACAAGCGCGGCGAGGCGCCCTACTCCACCGACGCCAACCTGCTGCACATCTCCTACGAGGGCAAGGCGCTGGAGGATCCCTGGGTCGAGCCGGACGAGGACATGTTCACCCGCTCGGTCGCCCCGGAGAAGGCCCCGGACACCCCGACCTATGTCGAGATCGAGTTCAGGCACGGCGACGCCGTCGCGGTGGACGGCGCCGCCCTGTCCCCGGCGCAGGTGCTGACCCGGCTGAACGAGCTGGGCGGGCAGAACGGCATCGGCCGCCTGGACCTTGTGGAGAACCGCTTCGTCGGCATGAAGAGCCGCGGCGTCTACGAGACCCCCGGCGGCACCATCCTGCTGGCGGCCCACCGCGGCATCGAGAGCATCACACTCGACCGCGGCGCCATGCACCTCAAGGACGACATGATGCCCCGTTACGCGGAGCTGATCTACAACGGCTTCTGGTTCAGCCCGGAGCGACTGGCGATCCAGGCCCTGATCGACAAGACGCAGGAGCAGGTCAACGGCACGGTCCGGCTCAAGCTGTTCAAGGGCCAGGCCAGCGTGGTCGGCCGCAAGTCCCCCAACTCGCTCTACCGCCTGGACTACGTCACCTTCGAGGCCGATTCGGTCTACAACCAGAAGGATGCGGAAGGCTTCATCAAGCTGAACGCGCTCCGCCTGCGCCTCGGCGCCATGGCGAAGGGGAGCTGA